The Tenacibaculum jejuense genome includes a window with the following:
- a CDS encoding glycoside hydrolase family 3 N-terminal domain-containing protein codes for MKITKLIIFTLALVLVSCKNEETKNTSNNPVEEKVQALLAKMTIEEKIGQLNLRGTSSRVKGSLPEELKQAVRDGKVGAFLNVMNTDYVDELQKIATEESPNKIPLIFARDVIHGFKTIFPIPLGLAASWNPETVEASSRVAAVEASSSGIRWTFAPMLDIARDSRWGRIAESPGEDPFLASKLSTAYIKGFQGEDLKSSTSMITCAKHFIGYGAAIGGRDYNTAIINKELMQNVYLPPFKAAFEAGSQTVMTSFNETNGIPASGDKKLLQDILRKQLKFDGFVVSDWNSVTEMIPHGFAKNEKHAAEIGITAGLNMEMTSKSYENHVKDLLKEGKLNETQINSLVAEILRVKFRMGLFDNPNRDKNHTGNLYAESHLELAKKSAIESSVLLKNEGNILPFSKETKIAVIGPLADKPREQLGTWTFDGDKTHTITPVASFKKANVNHNFVEGLSYSRDLSEKDFQKAIAAGKKSDVIVFIGGEEAILSGEAHSRANIDLPGAQEKLIKELAKTGKPIVLVIMAGRPITLTNIINNVDAVLMAWHPGTMGGPAIHDMLFGVKEPQGRLPVTWPKVAGQLPLYYNHKNTGRPAIPEEFVQMNDIPVGAWQSSLGNTSHYLDAGYTPHFPFGYGLSYTSFEYSNLKLSTNKLTDANEITVEVTVKNIGKRDGEELVQFYVQDVVGSITRPVKELKGFKRVSLKQGEEQKVSFSIGVKDLKYYNSELIYGVEKGNFNVWIGKNAAEGLKGSFVYE; via the coding sequence GGTTCATTACCAGAAGAATTAAAACAAGCAGTGAGAGATGGTAAAGTAGGAGCTTTTTTAAATGTAATGAATACAGATTATGTAGATGAATTACAAAAAATTGCAACAGAGGAAAGTCCGAATAAAATTCCATTAATTTTTGCTAGAGATGTCATTCATGGTTTTAAAACAATTTTTCCAATTCCTTTAGGATTGGCAGCGTCTTGGAATCCAGAAACTGTAGAAGCTTCTTCAAGAGTAGCTGCAGTAGAAGCTTCATCTTCAGGTATTCGATGGACATTCGCTCCAATGTTAGATATTGCTAGAGATAGTCGTTGGGGAAGAATTGCAGAATCGCCTGGTGAAGATCCGTTTTTAGCATCAAAATTATCAACTGCATATATAAAAGGTTTTCAAGGAGAAGATTTAAAAAGTTCTACAAGCATGATTACTTGTGCAAAGCATTTTATTGGTTACGGAGCAGCTATTGGTGGTCGAGATTACAACACAGCAATCATTAATAAAGAGTTAATGCAAAATGTGTATTTACCTCCTTTTAAAGCAGCTTTTGAAGCAGGAAGTCAAACGGTAATGACTTCGTTTAATGAAACTAACGGAATTCCAGCTTCTGGTGATAAAAAGTTATTGCAAGATATTTTAAGAAAGCAATTGAAGTTTGACGGTTTTGTAGTAAGTGATTGGAATTCCGTAACTGAAATGATTCCTCATGGATTTGCCAAAAATGAAAAACATGCTGCTGAAATAGGAATCACTGCTGGATTAAATATGGAAATGACCAGTAAATCGTATGAAAATCATGTAAAAGATTTATTAAAAGAAGGAAAACTAAATGAAACTCAAATCAACAGTTTAGTAGCTGAGATTTTACGAGTAAAATTTAGAATGGGATTATTTGACAATCCGAATAGAGATAAAAATCATACTGGAAATTTATATGCTGAATCACATTTAGAATTGGCAAAAAAATCAGCAATTGAAAGTTCTGTTTTATTAAAGAATGAAGGAAATATTTTGCCTTTCAGTAAAGAAACCAAAATTGCCGTAATCGGACCATTAGCTGATAAACCGAGAGAACAGTTAGGAACTTGGACTTTCGATGGAGATAAAACACATACGATAACTCCAGTCGCAAGTTTTAAAAAAGCAAATGTAAATCACAACTTCGTAGAAGGATTATCGTACAGTAGAGATCTGTCTGAAAAAGATTTTCAAAAGGCAATCGCCGCAGGAAAAAAATCAGATGTTATCGTTTTTATTGGTGGAGAAGAAGCAATCCTTTCTGGTGAAGCGCATAGTAGAGCGAATATAGATTTACCGGGAGCGCAAGAAAAATTAATTAAAGAATTAGCAAAAACAGGAAAACCAATTGTGTTGGTTATCATGGCAGGTAGACCAATTACATTAACAAATATAATTAACAATGTCGATGCTGTTTTAATGGCTTGGCATCCAGGAACTATGGGAGGACCTGCTATTCACGACATGCTGTTTGGTGTAAAAGAGCCACAAGGGCGTTTACCAGTTACATGGCCAAAGGTAGCAGGTCAATTGCCATTGTATTATAATCATAAAAACACAGGAAGACCAGCAATTCCTGAAGAGTTTGTGCAAATGAACGATATTCCTGTAGGAGCTTGGCAAAGTTCATTAGGTAATACTTCTCATTATTTAGATGCGGGTTACACGCCTCATTTTCCTTTTGGTTATGGTTTAAGTTACACTTCTTTTGAGTACAGTAATTTAAAATTATCAACGAATAAATTAACTGATGCAAATGAAATAACTGTTGAGGTTACTGTGAAGAATATTGGTAAAAGAGATGGGGAAGAATTAGTACAGTTTTATGTGCAAGATGTTGTTGGAAGCATTACAAGACCTGTGAAAGAATTAAAAGGATTTAAGAGGGTAAGTTTAAAGCAAGGAGAAGAACAAAAAGTAAGTTTTTCAATTGGTGTGAAAGATTTAAAATATTACAACAGCGAACTTATTTACGGAGTAGAAAAGGGAAATTTTAATGTTTGGATCGGAAAAAACGCTGCAGAAGGATTAAAAGGTAGTTTTGTTTATGAGTAG